From a region of the Vanrija pseudolonga chromosome 2, complete sequence genome:
- the RPL7 gene encoding 60S ribosomal protein L7, whose translation MSSMRGRCLASNLRCSALLLSLCSTHRTPKPKPQILNPTSANLMCSQLTPPQQIAVPETLLKKRRTNEATREAKLAAAVEARKALKAKRKVIFKRADEYVKEYNAKEREEIRLKREARKSGDYYVPAQAKVFFVVRLKGISKLAPKPKKILQLLRLLQINNGVFVRVTKATEQMLRLVSPYIAYGEPNLKAIRELVYKRGYAKVNGQRIPITDNAIIEQQLGKYGIICIEDLVHEIATVGPNFKQATQALWPFKLSNPTGGFRDRKFTPYIQGGDTGDREQHISQLIHQLV comes from the exons ATGTCGAGCATGCGCGGACGTTGCTTGGCATCGAATCTGCGCTGTTCGGCGCTGCTGTTGTCGCTCTGCAGCACCCATCGCACGCCGAAACCAAAACCTCAAATTCTCAACCCAACCTCGGCCAACTTGATGTGCAGCCAACTAACACCCCCACAGCAGATTGCCGTCCCCGAGACCCTGCTCAAGAAGCGCCGCACCAACGAGGCCACTCGTGAGGCCAAGCTTGCTGCCGCCGTTGAGGCCCGCAAG gccctcaaggccaagcgcaaggTCATCTTCAAGCGTGCCGACGAGTACGTCAAGGAGTACAACGCCAAGGAGCGTGAGGAGATCCGCCTCAAGCGCGAGGCCCGCAAGTCGGGTGACTACTACGTCCCCGCCCAGGCCAAGGTCTTCTTCGTTGTCCGCCTGAAGGGTATCTCCAAGCTtgcccccaagcccaagaagatcctccagctcctccgTCTCCTCCAGATCAACAACGGTGTCTTTGTCCGCGTCACCAAGGCTACCGAGCAGATGCTCCGCCTTGTCTCGCCCTACATCGCCTACGGTGAGCCCAACCTCAAGGCCATCCGCGAGCTTGTCTACAAGCGCGGCTACGCCAAGGTCAACGGCCAGCGCATCCCCATCACCGACAACGCCATCAttgagcagcagctcggcaagTACGGCATCATCTGCATTGAGGACCTCGTTCACGAGATTGCCACTGTTGGCCCCAACTTCAAGCAGGCCACCCAGGCTCTCTGGCCCTTCAAGCTCTCCAACCCCACTGGTGGCTTCCGTGACCGCAAGTTCACCCCCTACATCCAGGGCGGTGACACTGGCGACCGTGAGCAGCACATCTCGCAGCTCATCCACCAGCTCGTTTAA